The following proteins are co-located in the Streptomyces sp. NBC_01198 genome:
- a CDS encoding SurA N-terminal domain-containing protein produces the protein MVRRRTAVSIAAAALLLASPALTACGSGPAQPGAAAVVGRQRITVSTLQDKVNEVRAAQAASPQAAQLVAAGGKLSTQTLSMLVQNTVIERAAADAGVTVSDDEVQQQHAAALQQFGGSEQALDAALLQQYDIVPAGADSFFRTNALVGKLIVNLGFQPGSDGGQAAIVNAIAKTATGLGVKINPRYGAWDAKKAIIGDASDPWVVTRTPGSAAPAA, from the coding sequence ATGGTCCGCCGCCGCACCGCCGTCTCGATCGCCGCAGCCGCCCTGCTGCTGGCGTCCCCCGCTCTCACCGCGTGCGGGTCGGGACCGGCGCAGCCCGGCGCCGCGGCCGTGGTCGGCCGGCAGCGGATCACCGTGTCCACCCTGCAGGACAAGGTCAACGAGGTGCGGGCGGCGCAGGCCGCCTCCCCGCAGGCCGCCCAGCTGGTCGCGGCGGGCGGCAAGCTGTCGACCCAGACGCTGAGCATGCTGGTGCAGAACACCGTCATCGAGCGGGCCGCCGCCGACGCCGGGGTGACGGTCAGCGACGACGAGGTGCAGCAGCAGCACGCGGCCGCGCTGCAGCAGTTCGGCGGCAGCGAGCAGGCACTCGACGCGGCGCTGCTGCAGCAGTACGACATCGTCCCGGCCGGCGCCGACAGCTTCTTCCGAACGAACGCGCTGGTCGGCAAGCTGATCGTGAACCTGGGCTTCCAGCCGGGCAGCGACGGCGGGCAGGCCGCGATCGTGAACGCCATCGCCAAGACCGCGACCGGCCTGGGCGTGAAGATCAACCCGCGCTACGGCGCCTGGGACGCCAAGAAGGCGATCATCGGTGACGCCAGCGACCCGTGGGTGGTCACCAGGACCCCGGGCTCGGCCGCGCCGGCGGCGTGA
- a CDS encoding nucleoside triphosphate pyrophosphohydrolase yields MNDLDDTAGAPGRLILLTTSHRVAPGQLSWPAWQTLRGADRVLCADPDHPQLPFLREAGVAVEVAAPTGRELAEATAGGRTVVYLPAGGGEGDRAVTDELARLGGSGRVAMPDLELLPGSYDLPGARLLDLVQVMDRIRAECPWSSQRTHEELAKYGIEEMYELVEAIEEGDRDAVREELGDVLLQVVFHAVIAEDDPDEPFGIDDVAAGLVAKLVHRHPHVFGDEIAETPEQVRANWIRLKGVEKSRESVTDGVPPASPALALAAKLAGRAREAGLPLPATPPVPLDGDETALGDHLLAEAAAAQAEGIDPEAALRHAARRYRAAIRAAEAEARGTTAAGGGTGAAGQHPQEQ; encoded by the coding sequence GTGAACGACCTCGACGACACCGCAGGCGCCCCCGGCCGGCTGATCCTGCTCACCACCAGCCATCGGGTGGCGCCCGGCCAGCTGTCCTGGCCCGCGTGGCAGACGCTGCGCGGCGCCGACCGGGTGCTGTGCGCGGACCCCGACCACCCGCAGTTGCCGTTCCTGCGGGAGGCGGGCGTGGCTGTCGAGGTGGCGGCGCCCACCGGCCGCGAGCTGGCCGAGGCGACGGCCGGCGGCCGCACGGTCGTCTATCTGCCCGCGGGCGGCGGAGAGGGCGACCGGGCCGTCACCGACGAGCTGGCCAGGCTCGGCGGCTCGGGCCGGGTCGCGATGCCCGACCTGGAGCTGCTGCCCGGTTCCTACGATCTGCCGGGCGCGCGGCTGCTCGACCTGGTGCAGGTGATGGACCGGATCAGGGCCGAGTGCCCGTGGAGCAGCCAGCGCACCCACGAGGAGCTGGCGAAGTACGGCATCGAGGAGATGTACGAGCTGGTCGAGGCGATCGAGGAGGGCGACCGGGACGCGGTGCGCGAGGAGCTGGGCGACGTGCTTCTCCAAGTGGTCTTCCACGCGGTGATCGCCGAGGACGACCCGGACGAGCCGTTCGGGATCGACGACGTGGCCGCCGGCCTGGTGGCCAAGCTGGTGCACCGGCACCCGCATGTCTTCGGCGACGAGATCGCCGAGACGCCCGAGCAGGTGCGGGCCAACTGGATACGGCTCAAGGGCGTCGAGAAGTCCCGCGAGTCGGTCACCGACGGCGTCCCGCCGGCGTCCCCCGCGCTGGCGCTCGCGGCCAAGCTCGCCGGCCGTGCCCGAGAGGCGGGCCTGCCGCTGCCGGCCACCCCGCCGGTCCCGCTCGACGGCGACGAGACCGCGCTCGGCGACCATCTGCTGGCCGAGGCCGCCGCGGCCCAGGCGGAGGGTATCGACCCGGAAGCGGCGCTGCGGCACGCCGCACGCCGCTACCGCGCGGCCATCCGCGCCGCGGAGGCCGAAGCGAGGGGCACGACGGCGGCCGGGGGCGGGACCGGGGCGGCCGGGCAGCACCCTCAGGAGCAGTAG
- a CDS encoding cytochrome P450 family protein — protein MTEPAAMPELFTWEFATDPYPAYAWLREHAPVHRTTLPSGVEAWLVTRYADAREALADPRLSKNPVHHAESPGARGKTGIPGERSADLMTHLLNIDPPDHTRLRRLVSKAFTPRRVAGFGPRVQQLTDRFVDGFAARGEADLIHDFAFPLPIYAICDLLGVPAEDQDDFRDWAGMMIRHGGGPRGGVARSVKRMRAYLVELIHRKRAELAAGAGAGADGGPPDDLISGLIRAGDHGEHLTENEAAAMAFILLFAGFETTVNLIGNGMHTLLTHPGPRAELQASLARGESALLESAVEELLRHDGPVELATWRYATTALTLGGRPVAAGDPVLVVLAAADRDPARFAAPDTVDLARADNPHLGYGHGIHYCLGAPLARLEARTALATLLTRLPDLRLAAEPADLRWRGGLIMRGLRALPVAFTPEAAQRN, from the coding sequence ATGACCGAGCCCGCCGCGATGCCCGAGCTGTTCACCTGGGAGTTCGCCACCGACCCCTACCCGGCGTACGCCTGGCTGCGCGAGCACGCCCCGGTGCACCGCACGACGCTGCCCAGTGGCGTCGAGGCCTGGCTGGTGACCCGGTACGCCGACGCCCGGGAGGCGCTGGCGGACCCGCGGCTGAGCAAGAATCCGGTGCATCACGCGGAGTCGCCCGGCGCGCGCGGCAAGACCGGCATCCCGGGGGAGCGCAGCGCGGACCTGATGACGCATCTGCTCAACATCGATCCGCCCGACCACACCAGGCTGCGCCGCCTGGTGTCCAAGGCGTTCACCCCGCGCCGGGTGGCCGGCTTCGGCCCGCGGGTGCAGCAGCTGACGGACCGTTTCGTGGACGGCTTCGCGGCGCGTGGCGAGGCCGACCTGATCCACGACTTCGCCTTCCCGCTGCCCATTTACGCGATCTGCGACCTGCTCGGGGTGCCGGCCGAGGACCAGGACGACTTCAGGGACTGGGCCGGGATGATGATCCGGCACGGTGGCGGCCCGCGCGGCGGTGTGGCTCGTTCGGTCAAGCGGATGCGCGCGTATCTGGTCGAGCTGATCCACCGTAAGCGCGCGGAGCTGGCCGCCGGAGCGGGCGCGGGCGCGGACGGCGGCCCGCCCGACGACCTGATCTCCGGTCTGATCAGGGCCGGCGACCACGGCGAGCACCTGACGGAGAACGAGGCCGCCGCGATGGCCTTCATCCTGCTCTTCGCCGGGTTCGAGACGACGGTCAACCTCATCGGCAACGGCATGCACACCCTGCTGACGCACCCGGGCCCGCGCGCCGAGCTGCAGGCGTCCCTCGCCCGCGGCGAGAGCGCGCTGCTGGAGAGCGCGGTGGAGGAACTGCTGCGCCACGACGGCCCGGTGGAGCTGGCGACATGGCGTTACGCGACCACCGCGCTGACCCTCGGCGGCCGGCCGGTCGCGGCCGGCGACCCGGTCCTCGTGGTGCTTGCGGCCGCCGACCGCGATCCGGCGCGCTTCGCCGCGCCGGACACGGTCGACCTCGCGCGGGCCGACAACCCGCATCTGGGGTACGGCCACGGCATCCACTACTGCCTGGGCGCCCCGCTGGCCCGGCTGGAGGCCAGGACCGCACTGGCGACGCTGCTCACCCGGCTGCCGGACCTGCGGCTCGCCGCCGAGCCCGCCGACCTGCGCTGGCGCGGCGGCCTGATCATGCGTGGGCTGCGGGCGCTGCCGGTGGCCTTCACGCCCGAGGCGGCACAGCGGAACTGA
- a CDS encoding transglycosylase family protein — translation MLSSGNGRHRRPRQAPAAMVTVAATGAGLALPLLGAGAGAAHAADASTWDKVAVCETGGLWSADTHNGFYGGLAITQDTWSQYGGTAYAPRPDLASRSQQIAVAEKILADLGPDAWPGCEKGTGLLKDTGTPDVDPGSTATATPAPTTPADPADPGTPADSGTPTTTPADPSAPATPADPATPTTTAPPSASTPAHPGTGSVPPSAVAHPGTAHGTPPAAPADPAAPSAPTDGSGRHARPYSPSDEALAATDRATRTESSAVTANVADANDTVTTGNTDTGADTDPGTYKVGAGDSLSGIASGHDVAGGWHRLYDVNHQLIGDNPNLIKPGQILSLG, via the coding sequence ATGCTCTCGTCAGGGAACGGCAGGCACCGACGTCCCCGCCAGGCCCCAGCGGCCATGGTGACGGTCGCGGCGACCGGCGCAGGACTGGCGCTGCCCCTGCTGGGCGCGGGCGCGGGTGCCGCGCACGCCGCGGACGCGAGCACCTGGGACAAGGTCGCGGTCTGCGAGACCGGCGGCCTGTGGAGCGCCGACACGCACAACGGCTTCTACGGCGGCCTCGCCATCACCCAGGACACCTGGAGCCAGTACGGCGGCACGGCCTACGCCCCGCGGCCCGACCTGGCCTCCCGGTCGCAGCAGATAGCCGTGGCCGAGAAGATCCTGGCCGACCTCGGCCCCGACGCCTGGCCGGGCTGCGAGAAGGGCACAGGACTGCTCAAGGACACCGGCACGCCGGACGTGGACCCGGGCAGCACCGCCACCGCGACCCCGGCGCCGACCACCCCCGCCGACCCGGCCGACCCGGGAACCCCCGCGGACTCCGGCACGCCCACGACCACCCCCGCCGATCCGTCGGCGCCGGCCACGCCGGCCGATCCGGCTACGCCGACCACCACCGCGCCGCCGTCGGCAAGTACGCCCGCCCACCCCGGTACGGGCTCGGTGCCGCCCAGCGCGGTCGCCCACCCCGGAACGGCGCACGGCACCCCTCCGGCCGCTCCCGCCGACCCCGCGGCCCCCAGCGCGCCCACGGACGGGAGCGGGCGTCACGCCCGCCCGTACAGCCCCTCCGACGAGGCGCTGGCAGCGACCGACCGGGCGACCCGTACCGAATCCTCCGCGGTCACCGCGAACGTCGCGGATGCCAACGACACGGTCACCACCGGCAATACGGACACCGGCGCCGATACGGACCCGGGTACGTACAAGGTCGGCGCAGGCGACTCGCTGTCCGGGATCGCGTCCGGCCATGATGTGGCGGGCGGCTGGCACCGGCTCTACGACGTCAACCACCAGCTGATCGGCGACAATCCAAACCTCATCAAACCCGGACAGATTCTCAGCCTGGGGTGA
- a CDS encoding transglycosylase family protein produces MGKHRRASKMVRFATFAGVAGTAIAIPLIGATSSSAASVATWDAVAQCESGGNWSINTGNGYYGGLQFSQSSWEAAGGLQYAARADLATKDQQIAAAEKLLAIQGPGAWSCASAGGLTAGGPSPDINTGGSSSSASTSTPAKATTPAKKATPAKKATPAKHTATDWKRHTARKGDYTVVSGDTLSRIAASHHVAGGWHKLFELNKDSVKDADLIYPGQQLYLG; encoded by the coding sequence ATGGGTAAGCACCGTCGCGCCTCGAAGATGGTCCGTTTCGCCACGTTCGCCGGAGTCGCCGGCACCGCCATCGCCATACCGCTGATCGGCGCCACGTCCTCGTCCGCCGCCTCGGTGGCCACCTGGGACGCCGTCGCCCAGTGCGAGTCCGGTGGCAACTGGTCGATCAACACCGGCAACGGCTACTACGGCGGCCTGCAGTTCTCGCAGTCCAGCTGGGAGGCGGCCGGCGGCCTGCAGTACGCGGCCCGCGCCGACCTGGCCACCAAGGACCAGCAGATCGCGGCCGCCGAGAAGCTGCTCGCCATCCAGGGCCCCGGCGCCTGGTCCTGCGCGTCGGCCGGCGGCCTGACCGCGGGCGGCCCGTCGCCCGACATCAACACCGGCGGCTCGTCGTCCTCGGCAAGCACCTCCACGCCTGCCAAGGCCACCACCCCGGCGAAGAAGGCCACCCCGGCGAAGAAGGCCACCCCGGCCAAGCACACCGCCACGGACTGGAAGCGGCACACCGCCCGCAAGGGCGACTACACCGTCGTCTCCGGCGACACCCTGTCGCGCATCGCCGCCAGCCACCACGTGGCGGGCGGCTGGCACAAGCTCTTCGAGCTCAACAAGGACAGCGTCAAGGACGCCGACCTGATCTACCCGGGCCAGCAGCTGTACCTCGGCTGA
- the eno gene encoding phosphopyruvate hydratase translates to MPSIDVVVAREILDSRGNPTVEVEVGLDDGSTGRAAVPSGASTGAFEALELRDGDKNRYQGKGVEKAVLAVIEQIGPELVGYDATEQRLIDQAMFDLDATPDKSSLGANAILGVSLAVAHAASEASDLPLFRYLGGPNAHVLPVPMMNILNGGSHADSNVDIQEFMIAPIGAESFSEALRWGAEVYHTLKGVLKTRGLSTGLGDEGGFAPNLGSNRDALDLIIEAIKQAGYTPGQDIALALDVAASEFYKDGTYAFEGKQRSAAEMTEYYEELVAAYPLVSIEDPLFEDDWAGWKVLTDRLGAKVQIVGDDLFVTNPERLQKGIDNATANALLVKVNQIGSLTETLDAVELAQRSGYKCMMSHRSGETEDVTIADLAVATNCGQIKTGAPARSERVAKYNQLLRIEEILDDAAVYAGRSAFPRFKD, encoded by the coding sequence GTGCCGTCCATCGACGTCGTCGTAGCCCGGGAAATCCTCGACTCGCGAGGCAACCCCACCGTCGAGGTCGAGGTCGGCCTCGATGACGGCAGCACGGGCCGCGCCGCGGTGCCGTCCGGCGCATCCACCGGCGCATTCGAGGCCCTCGAACTCCGCGACGGCGACAAGAACCGCTACCAGGGCAAGGGCGTCGAGAAGGCCGTCCTCGCCGTGATCGAGCAGATCGGCCCGGAGCTGGTCGGCTACGACGCCACCGAGCAGCGGCTGATCGACCAGGCGATGTTCGACCTGGACGCCACTCCCGACAAGTCCTCGCTCGGCGCCAACGCCATCCTCGGCGTGTCGCTGGCGGTCGCGCACGCCGCCTCCGAGGCCTCCGACCTGCCGCTGTTCCGCTACCTCGGCGGCCCGAACGCCCATGTGCTGCCGGTCCCGATGATGAACATCCTCAACGGCGGGTCGCACGCGGACTCCAACGTCGACATCCAGGAGTTCATGATCGCGCCGATCGGCGCGGAGTCCTTCTCCGAGGCGCTGCGCTGGGGCGCCGAGGTCTACCACACCCTCAAGGGCGTGCTCAAGACCCGCGGCCTGTCCACGGGTCTGGGCGACGAGGGCGGTTTCGCGCCGAACCTCGGCTCCAACCGCGACGCCCTCGACCTGATCATCGAAGCGATCAAGCAGGCCGGCTACACCCCCGGCCAGGACATCGCGCTCGCCCTGGACGTGGCCGCCTCCGAGTTCTACAAGGACGGCACCTACGCGTTCGAGGGCAAGCAGCGCTCAGCCGCCGAGATGACCGAGTACTACGAGGAGCTGGTCGCCGCCTACCCGCTGGTCTCCATCGAGGACCCGCTGTTCGAGGACGACTGGGCCGGCTGGAAGGTGCTGACCGACCGCCTCGGCGCCAAGGTGCAGATCGTCGGCGACGACCTGTTCGTCACCAACCCGGAGCGCCTGCAGAAGGGCATCGACAACGCCACGGCCAACGCGCTGCTGGTGAAGGTCAACCAGATCGGCTCGCTGACCGAGACGCTGGACGCCGTCGAGCTGGCCCAGCGCAGCGGCTACAAGTGCATGATGTCGCACCGCTCCGGCGAGACCGAGGACGTCACGATCGCCGACCTGGCCGTCGCCACCAACTGCGGCCAGATCAAGACCGGCGCCCCGGCCCGCTCCGAGCGCGTCGCGAAGTACAACCAGCTGCTGCGTATCGAGGAGATCCTCGACGACGCCGCGGTCTACGCCGGCCGCAGCGCCTTCCCGCGCTTCAAGGACTGA
- a CDS encoding FtsB family cell division protein, with protein MGSDRFSTAARLKAIGQEAHARVYRAAAARRPARRNKLTGRAALLALVLCALVIALAYPMRQYIAQRSDIADQRREAQQAHQKVEQLREQKARWQDPEYVRTQARKQLHYVMPGENGYSVASPAPTGDTQGAAGAKRKSAGSPGDDGGQAAAAAHRPWYANLWDGVDHADAAAPPRQ; from the coding sequence GTGGGGTCCGACCGGTTCTCCACCGCGGCCCGGCTCAAGGCCATCGGGCAGGAGGCGCACGCGCGGGTCTATCGTGCCGCCGCGGCCCGGCGCCCGGCCCGCCGCAACAAGCTCACCGGACGCGCGGCGCTGCTCGCGCTGGTGCTGTGCGCCCTGGTGATCGCCCTCGCCTATCCGATGCGGCAGTACATCGCGCAGCGTTCGGACATCGCCGACCAGCGCCGCGAGGCGCAGCAGGCGCACCAGAAGGTGGAGCAGCTGCGCGAGCAGAAGGCACGCTGGCAGGACCCGGAGTACGTCCGCACCCAGGCCCGCAAGCAGCTGCACTATGTGATGCCGGGTGAGAACGGCTACTCCGTGGCCAGTCCAGCGCCCACCGGCGACACGCAGGGCGCGGCGGGGGCGAAGCGCAAGAGCGCCGGCAGCCCCGGCGACGACGGCGGCCAGGCGGCCGCGGCCGCGCACCGGCCCTGGTACGCGAACCTGTGGGACGGCGTGGACCACGCCGACGCGGCGGCACCGCCACGGCAGTGA
- a CDS encoding DUF501 domain-containing protein has protein sequence MQRRPPDTERHMNTSQQNPTPVSPADAAAVQAQLGRPPRGLRAVAHRCPCGNPDVVETQPRLEDGTPFPTLYYLTCPRAASAIGTLEAEGVMKTMTARLAEDAELATAYRAAHEDYIARRDAVEVLDGFPSAGGMPDRVKCLHVLVGHALAAGPGVNPLGDEALAMLPDWWAKGPCVPLRQDAEAADAAEAAEPAGAAAPRDTRSTGSTGTGTTGTGSTEETS, from the coding sequence ATCCAGAGACGGCCACCAGACACAGAACGGCACATGAACACCTCCCAGCAGAATCCCACCCCCGTCAGCCCGGCGGACGCCGCCGCCGTCCAGGCGCAGCTCGGCCGCCCGCCGCGGGGGCTGCGCGCGGTCGCGCACCGCTGCCCGTGCGGCAATCCCGACGTGGTCGAGACGCAGCCCCGGCTGGAGGACGGCACGCCCTTCCCGACGCTGTACTACCTGACGTGCCCGCGCGCCGCCTCGGCGATCGGCACGCTGGAGGCGGAGGGCGTGATGAAGACGATGACCGCGCGCCTGGCCGAGGACGCGGAGCTCGCGACCGCCTACCGGGCCGCCCACGAGGACTACATCGCGCGCCGGGACGCCGTCGAGGTGCTCGACGGCTTCCCCAGCGCGGGCGGCATGCCCGACCGGGTCAAGTGCCTGCACGTGCTGGTCGGCCACGCCCTGGCGGCGGGCCCCGGCGTCAACCCGCTGGGCGACGAGGCGCTGGCGATGCTGCCGGACTGGTGGGCCAAGGGGCCGTGCGTCCCGTTGCGGCAGGACGCAGAAGCAGCCGACGCAGCAGAAGCAGCCGAACCAGCCGGCGCCGCGGCCCCCCGGGACACCCGAAGCACCGGCAGCACCGGCACCGGCACCACCGGCACCGGATCGACCGAGGAGACCTCATGA
- a CDS encoding Ppx/GppA phosphatase family protein: MTTRVAAVDCGTNSIRLLVADVDPATGTLKDLDRRMRIVRLGQGVDRTGRLAPEALERTFAACREYAEVIREHGVPASRVRFVATSASRDAENRHDFVRGVVDLLGVEPEVITGDQEAALSFAGATRELAGRQDLLTPYLVVDIGGGSTEFVLGADAVTAARSVDIGCVRLTERHIVRDGGPVDPPTPATVAAMTADIDAALAEASRTVPMDRARTLVGLAGSVTTVAAVALALPAYDPVAIHHARISLAQVRTVTGRLLAATHAERAAIPVMHEGRVDVIGAGALVLLRIMEHTGADEVVVSEHDILDGIAFAAADGPAEKAL, translated from the coding sequence ATGACGACCCGCGTCGCCGCCGTCGACTGCGGCACCAACTCGATCCGGCTGCTGGTCGCCGACGTGGACCCGGCGACCGGCACGCTGAAGGACCTGGACCGGCGGATGCGGATCGTCCGGCTCGGCCAGGGCGTGGACCGCACCGGACGGCTGGCGCCCGAGGCGCTGGAGCGCACCTTCGCCGCCTGCCGCGAATACGCCGAGGTGATCAGGGAGCACGGCGTCCCGGCGTCCCGCGTCCGCTTCGTCGCCACCTCCGCGTCGCGGGACGCGGAGAACCGTCACGACTTCGTGCGGGGCGTGGTGGACCTGCTGGGCGTGGAGCCCGAGGTGATCACGGGCGACCAGGAGGCGGCGCTGTCCTTCGCCGGGGCCACCCGTGAACTGGCCGGGCGCCAGGACCTGCTGACGCCGTATCTGGTGGTCGACATCGGCGGCGGGTCGACGGAGTTCGTGCTCGGCGCCGACGCGGTGACGGCGGCACGGTCGGTGGACATCGGCTGCGTCAGGTTGACGGAGCGTCACATCGTGCGGGACGGCGGGCCGGTCGACCCGCCGACGCCGGCGACCGTCGCCGCGATGACCGCCGACATCGACGCGGCGCTCGCCGAGGCGTCCCGCACCGTCCCCATGGACCGTGCCCGTACGCTCGTCGGCCTGGCCGGCTCGGTCACCACGGTCGCCGCGGTCGCGCTGGCACTGCCCGCCTACGACCCCGTGGCGATCCACCACGCCAGGATCAGCCTCGCCCAGGTCAGGACGGTCACCGGGCGGCTGCTCGCGGCCACCCACGCCGAGCGCGCGGCCATCCCGGTGATGCACGAGGGGCGGGTCGACGTGATCGGCGCGGGCGCCCTGGTGCTGCTGCGGATCATGGAGCACACCGGGGCCGACGAGGTCGTGGTGAGCGAGCACGACATCCTCGACGGCATCGCCTTCGCGGCCGCCGACGGGCCCGCGGAAAAAGCTTTGTGA